In Populus nigra chromosome 1, ddPopNigr1.1, whole genome shotgun sequence, one genomic interval encodes:
- the LOC133685909 gene encoding metallothionein-like protein type 2 — protein sequence MSGSGCSCGSDCKCGSGCKCGMYPDLGISESTTTETIIAGLAPVHMFYERSEMNFGAENGCKCGSSCTCDPCSCK from the exons ATGTCTGGATCAGGTTGCAGCTGTGGATCTGACTGCAAGTGCGGCAGTGGCTGCAA ATGTGGCATGTACCCTGACTTAGGTATCTCAGAAAGCACCACAACTGAGACAATCATTGCAGGTTTAGCACCAGTTCACAT gtTCTATGAGAGGTCTGAGATGAACTTTGGTGCTGAGAATGGCTGCAAGTGTGGATCAAGCTGCACCTGTGATCCATGCTCTTGCAAATGA
- the LOC133689585 gene encoding uncharacterized protein LOC133689585 isoform X3, which yields MAPHTLITSTTLYNSSLIKPNSKFNFFSTEIISRTQKTQTLAMATAPNAAKVTPAVIVGVGRVGRALQEMGSGQDLLVKRGEPVPLDFEGPILVCTRNDDLDAVLEATPKPRWSVNDWVDADSLADLVFFQNGMLEPWFQSKGLGDADQVLAYFAVSKLGEPPTDGKTDTNPEGLTAAYGKWSSAVAARLNAGGLSCKVLDKEAFQKQILEKLIWISAFMLVGARHPGATVGVVEKEFHYEVSSLITELASAAAAEKGIVFEEAIEERLCAYARAVAHFPTAVKEIRKLLK from the exons ATGGCCCCCCACACACTCATTACTAGCACTACTCTCTATAACTCGTCTCTCATTAAACCCAAttcaaagttcaatttttttagcacCGAAATCATTAGCAGGACTCAAAAGACTCAAACTTTAGCTATGGCCACAGCCCCAAATGCTGCCAAGGTGACCCCAGCCGTGATTGTTGGTGTTGGAAGGGTGGGAAGGGCCTTACAAGAAATGGGTAGTGGTCAGGATTTGCTTGTGAAGAGAGGAGAACCGGTGCCGCTTGATTTTGAGGGTCCCATTTTGGTTTGTACAAGAAATGATGATCTTGATGCTGTTCTCGAAGCCACACCCAAGCCTAGATGGAGCG TGAATGATTGGGTGGATGCTGACAGTCTAGcagatttggtttttttccagAATGGGATGCTGGAGCCATGGTTTCAAAGTAAAGGTCTCGGTGATGCAGACCAAGTGCTGGCATATTTTGCTGTATCAAAGCTTGGAGAACCTCCTACTGATGGAAAGACTGATACCAATCCTGAAGGACTGACTGCAGCATATGGAAAATGGTCATCTGCAGTAGCTGCTAGATTGAATGCTGGAGGGCTGTCCTGTAAG GTTCTTGACAAGGAAGCTTTTCAGAAGCAAATCTTAGAGAAGCTGATCTGGATCTCAGCATTCATGCTTGTTGGAGCTCGTCATCCAGGGGCAACTGTTGGTGTCGTGGAGAAAGAATTCCACTATGAG GTGTCTAGCCTTATTACAGAACTTGCTTCTGCAGCAGCTGCAGAAAAAGGAATAGTATTTGAAGAAGCTATCGAGGAAAGATTATGTGCCTATGCACGTGCTGTTGCCCACTTCCCGACAGCTGTTAAGGAG ATAAGGAAATTGCTGAAATGA
- the LOC133689585 gene encoding uncharacterized protein LOC133689585 isoform X1 codes for MAPHTLITSTTLYNSSLIKPNSKFNFFSTEIISRTQKTQTLAMATAPNAAKVTPAVIVGVGRVGRALQEMGSGQDLLVKRGEPVPLDFEGPILVCTRNDDLDAVLEATPKPRWSVNDWVDADSLADLVFFQNGMLEPWFQSKGLGDADQVLAYFAVSKLGEPPTDGKTDTNPEGLTAAYGKWSSAVAARLNAGGLSCKVLDKEAFQKQILEKLIWISAFMLVGARHPGATVGVVEKEFHYEVSSLITELASAAAAEKGIVFEEAIEERLCAYARAVAHFPTAVKEFKWRNGWFYSLSEKAVSEGKPDPCPLHTSWLKELKVV; via the exons ATGGCCCCCCACACACTCATTACTAGCACTACTCTCTATAACTCGTCTCTCATTAAACCCAAttcaaagttcaatttttttagcacCGAAATCATTAGCAGGACTCAAAAGACTCAAACTTTAGCTATGGCCACAGCCCCAAATGCTGCCAAGGTGACCCCAGCCGTGATTGTTGGTGTTGGAAGGGTGGGAAGGGCCTTACAAGAAATGGGTAGTGGTCAGGATTTGCTTGTGAAGAGAGGAGAACCGGTGCCGCTTGATTTTGAGGGTCCCATTTTGGTTTGTACAAGAAATGATGATCTTGATGCTGTTCTCGAAGCCACACCCAAGCCTAGATGGAGCG TGAATGATTGGGTGGATGCTGACAGTCTAGcagatttggtttttttccagAATGGGATGCTGGAGCCATGGTTTCAAAGTAAAGGTCTCGGTGATGCAGACCAAGTGCTGGCATATTTTGCTGTATCAAAGCTTGGAGAACCTCCTACTGATGGAAAGACTGATACCAATCCTGAAGGACTGACTGCAGCATATGGAAAATGGTCATCTGCAGTAGCTGCTAGATTGAATGCTGGAGGGCTGTCCTGTAAG GTTCTTGACAAGGAAGCTTTTCAGAAGCAAATCTTAGAGAAGCTGATCTGGATCTCAGCATTCATGCTTGTTGGAGCTCGTCATCCAGGGGCAACTGTTGGTGTCGTGGAGAAAGAATTCCACTATGAG GTGTCTAGCCTTATTACAGAACTTGCTTCTGCAGCAGCTGCAGAAAAAGGAATAGTATTTGAAGAAGCTATCGAGGAAAGATTATGTGCCTATGCACGTGCTGTTGCCCACTTCCCGACAGCTGTTAAGGAG TTTAAATGGAGGAATGGCTGGTTCTATTCTCTCTCCGAGAAGGCGGTTTCTGAAGGGAAGCCTGATCCTTGCCCCCTACACACATCGTGGCTTAAAGAGTTAAAAGTAGTCTAG
- the LOC133689585 gene encoding uncharacterized protein LOC133689585 isoform X2 produces the protein MAPHTLITSTTLYNSSLIKPNSKFNFFSTEIISRTQKTQTLAMATAPNAAKVTPAVIVGVGRVGRALQEMGSGQDLLVKRGEPVPLDFEGPILVCTRNDDLDAVLEATPKPRWSDLVFFQNGMLEPWFQSKGLGDADQVLAYFAVSKLGEPPTDGKTDTNPEGLTAAYGKWSSAVAARLNAGGLSCKVLDKEAFQKQILEKLIWISAFMLVGARHPGATVGVVEKEFHYEVSSLITELASAAAAEKGIVFEEAIEERLCAYARAVAHFPTAVKEFKWRNGWFYSLSEKAVSEGKPDPCPLHTSWLKELKVV, from the exons ATGGCCCCCCACACACTCATTACTAGCACTACTCTCTATAACTCGTCTCTCATTAAACCCAAttcaaagttcaatttttttagcacCGAAATCATTAGCAGGACTCAAAAGACTCAAACTTTAGCTATGGCCACAGCCCCAAATGCTGCCAAGGTGACCCCAGCCGTGATTGTTGGTGTTGGAAGGGTGGGAAGGGCCTTACAAGAAATGGGTAGTGGTCAGGATTTGCTTGTGAAGAGAGGAGAACCGGTGCCGCTTGATTTTGAGGGTCCCATTTTGGTTTGTACAAGAAATGATGATCTTGATGCTGTTCTCGAAGCCACACCCAAGCCTAGATGGAGCG atttggtttttttccagAATGGGATGCTGGAGCCATGGTTTCAAAGTAAAGGTCTCGGTGATGCAGACCAAGTGCTGGCATATTTTGCTGTATCAAAGCTTGGAGAACCTCCTACTGATGGAAAGACTGATACCAATCCTGAAGGACTGACTGCAGCATATGGAAAATGGTCATCTGCAGTAGCTGCTAGATTGAATGCTGGAGGGCTGTCCTGTAAG GTTCTTGACAAGGAAGCTTTTCAGAAGCAAATCTTAGAGAAGCTGATCTGGATCTCAGCATTCATGCTTGTTGGAGCTCGTCATCCAGGGGCAACTGTTGGTGTCGTGGAGAAAGAATTCCACTATGAG GTGTCTAGCCTTATTACAGAACTTGCTTCTGCAGCAGCTGCAGAAAAAGGAATAGTATTTGAAGAAGCTATCGAGGAAAGATTATGTGCCTATGCACGTGCTGTTGCCCACTTCCCGACAGCTGTTAAGGAG TTTAAATGGAGGAATGGCTGGTTCTATTCTCTCTCCGAGAAGGCGGTTTCTGAAGGGAAGCCTGATCCTTGCCCCCTACACACATCGTGGCTTAAAGAGTTAAAAGTAGTCTAG
- the LOC133689585 gene encoding uncharacterized protein LOC133689585 isoform X4: MMILMLFSKPHPSLDGANGMLEPWFQSKGLGDADQVLAYFAVSKLGEPPTDGKTDTNPEGLTAAYGKWSSAVAARLNAGGLSCKVLDKEAFQKQILEKLIWISAFMLVGARHPGATVGVVEKEFHYEVSSLITELASAAAAEKGIVFEEAIEERLCAYARAVAHFPTAVKEFKWRNGWFYSLSEKAVSEGKPDPCPLHTSWLKELKVV; encoded by the exons ATGATGATCTTGATGCTGTTCTCGAAGCCACACCCAAGCCTAGATGGAGCG AATGGGATGCTGGAGCCATGGTTTCAAAGTAAAGGTCTCGGTGATGCAGACCAAGTGCTGGCATATTTTGCTGTATCAAAGCTTGGAGAACCTCCTACTGATGGAAAGACTGATACCAATCCTGAAGGACTGACTGCAGCATATGGAAAATGGTCATCTGCAGTAGCTGCTAGATTGAATGCTGGAGGGCTGTCCTGTAAG GTTCTTGACAAGGAAGCTTTTCAGAAGCAAATCTTAGAGAAGCTGATCTGGATCTCAGCATTCATGCTTGTTGGAGCTCGTCATCCAGGGGCAACTGTTGGTGTCGTGGAGAAAGAATTCCACTATGAG GTGTCTAGCCTTATTACAGAACTTGCTTCTGCAGCAGCTGCAGAAAAAGGAATAGTATTTGAAGAAGCTATCGAGGAAAGATTATGTGCCTATGCACGTGCTGTTGCCCACTTCCCGACAGCTGTTAAGGAG TTTAAATGGAGGAATGGCTGGTTCTATTCTCTCTCCGAGAAGGCGGTTTCTGAAGGGAAGCCTGATCCTTGCCCCCTACACACATCGTGGCTTAAAGAGTTAAAAGTAGTCTAG
- the LOC133689575 gene encoding wall-associated receptor kinase-like 8: MIPRGVSLIFFLLFLVPEIATVSALIMARPNCTETCGNISIPFPFGIGTGCYMNDWFSVDCNKTTADSPSRAFLSRINMEVFKISLGSSVVRVNSPIISSGCSGRGVNLAINMTGSPFSFSSSNIFTAMGCNNRALLNGIEPEIVGCTSTCGASTEGKKNSYCSGNNCCQTTIPSSLQVFNASLGTPEHPINDQGRNQCKVAFIVEEKWFRNNISSPEVVQDMQYVPVILDWVMYYGTDIPEGVTLYSDAMYCYPPMNLTSGRSGLRTVTLYSNSTTCRCNLGYDGNPYLPDGCTDIDQCKIPGVNWCSGMTKCVNVPGWFKCELDKAKITFLILGAATGLLLLLVGIWRLYKLVKKRKNIELKKKFFKRNGGLLLQQQLSSSDGSIQKTKIFTSKELEKATDRFNDNRILGQGGQGTVYKGMLADGMIVAVKKSKMVDEEKLEEFINEVVILSQLNHRHVVKLLGCCLETEVPLLVYEFIPNGNLFEYIHDQKEEFEFSWEMRLRIATEVARALSYLHSAASIPVYHRDIKSTNIMLDEKFRAKVSDFGTSRSIAIDQTHLTTHVQGTFGYLDPEYFQSSQFTGKSDVYSFGVVLAELLSGQKPISYERPEDRRSLATHFILLMEENKIFDILDERLVGQDREEEVIAVANLARRCLNLNGRKRPTMREVAIELEQIRLSKGALHAQQSSKELENIRDEVPSVWEIAGPTTSVTIGDFRNGTAPSLDVQPLISHETW; encoded by the exons ATGATTCCTCGTGgtgtctctttaatttttttcctgctATTTCTAGTTCCTGAAATAGCAACTGTATCAGCACTAATTATGGCGAGGCCTAATTGTACAGAGACTTGTGGAAACATTAGCATCCCTTTTCCATTTGGAATAGGAACAGGTTGTTACATGAATGACTGGTTCTCAGTTGATTGCAACAAAACAACTGCGGATTCTCCCAGCAGGGCTTTCTTAAGCAGAATCAACATGGAGGTCTTCAAGATTTCATTAGGGAGCAGTGTGGTTCGAGTAAACAGTCCAATAATTTCCTCCGGCTGTTCTGGTAGAGGTGTCAACTTAGCCATTAATATGACTGGAAGTcctttctccttctcttccTCAAATATCTTCACCGCAATGGGCTGCAACAATCGTGCTTTATTGAACGGAATTGAGCCAGAAATTGTTGGGTGCACGTCAACTTGCGGTGCTAGTacagaaggtaaaaaaaatagctacTGTTCTGGTAACAATTGCTGCCAGACCACAATTCCCTCGAGTCTCCAGGTGTTCAACGCGAGTTTGGGGACCCCAGAGCACCCTATTAATGATCAAGGCAGGAATCAATGCAAGGTAGCTTTTATAGTAGAGGAAAAATGGTTCCGGAACAATATATCAAGTCCCGAGGTGGTGCAAGATATGCAATATGTTCCAGTAATCCTGGATTGGGTTATGTATTATGGTACTGACATCCCTGAAGGTGTAACATTGTATTCTGATGCAATGTATTGCTACCCCCCTATGAACTTAACTTCTGGTAGGTCGGGTTTGAGAACAGTAACATTGTATTCCAATTCAACTACTTGTAGGTGCAACCTGGGCTATGATGGCAATCCGTATCTTCCTGATGGATGCACTG ATATCGATCAGTGCAAAATTCCCGGGGTAAATTGGTGTTCGGGGATGACAAAATGTGTGAATGTGCCGGGGTGGTTCAAGTGCGAGCTTGACAAAGCTAAGATCACTTTCTTGA TTCTAGGTGCGGCCACTGGATTGTTGTTGCTGCTTGTTGGTATTTGGCGGTTatataaacttgtaaaaaaaaggaagaacatTGAACTGAAGAAGAAGTTCTTCAAACGAAATGGTGGTTTATTGCTGCAGCAACAATTATCCTCAAGTGATGGAAGCattcagaaaacaaaaatatttacttcCAAGGAGCTGGAAAAGGCAACCGATCGTTTTAATGATAATAGAATACTTGGTCAAGGTGGCCAAGGAACTGTTTATAAAGGAATGCTAGCAGATGGAATGATCGTTGctgttaaaaaatccaaaatggtGGATGAAGAAAAGTTGGAAGAATTTATCAATGAGGTCGTTATCCTTTCACAACTCAATCATAGACATGTGGTCAAGTTGCTAGGTTGTTGTTTAGAGACGGAGGTTCCTCTGCTAGTCTATGAATTCATTCCCAATGGAAATCTCTTTGAGTATATTCATGACCAGAAGGAGGAGTTCGAGTTTTCATGGGAAATGCGACTAAGGATTGCTACTGAAGTTGCTAGGGCACTTTCTTATCTTCATTCCGCAGCCTCCATTCCGGTTTATCATCGTGATATTAAGTCTACAAATATAATGTTAGATGAGAAGTTCAGAGCAAAAGTATCAGATTTCGGAACTTCAAGATCAATCGCCATTGATCAAACTCATCTAACCACTCATGTTCAAGGCACTTTTGGATACTTGGACCCAGAGTACTTCCAGTCTAGCCAGTTTACCGGAAAAAGTGATGTCTACAGTTTTGGTGTTGTTCTTGCAGAGCTCTTGAGTGGGCAAAAACCAATTTCTTATGAAAGGCCGGAAGACAGGAGAAGTTTAGCCActcattttattcttttgatggaAGAGAACAAGATATTTGATATTCTTGATGAACGACTTGTGGGGCAGGACCGTGAAGAAGAAGTTATCGCAGTCGCTAATCTTGCAAGAAGATGCTTGAACTTGAATGGAAGGAAACGACCAACAATGAGAGAAGTCGCGATAGAGTTGGAGCAGATTCGGCTGTCAAAAGGAGCTCTTCATGCACAACAAAGTAGTAAAGAACTTGAAAACATCAGGGATGAAGTTCCCAGCGTATGGGAAATTGCTGGACCTACTACTTCAGTAACAATTGGCGATTTTAGAAATGGCACGGCTCCATCTTTGGATGTCCAGCCACTGATTTCTCACGAAACATGGTGA